A stretch of Mauremys reevesii isolate NIE-2019 linkage group 25, ASM1616193v1, whole genome shotgun sequence DNA encodes these proteins:
- the DAZAP2 gene encoding DAZ-associated protein 2, translating into MNSKGQYPTQPSYPVQPPGNPSVYPQTMPLPQAPPYTDAPPAYSELYRPSFVHPGAATVPTMSAAYPGTSLYLPMAQSVAVGPMGSSVPMAYYPVGPVYPPGSTVLVEGGFDAGARFGAGATGSVPPPPPGCPPNAAQLAAMQGANVLVTQRKGSYFMGGSDGGYTIW; encoded by the exons ATGAACAGCAAAG GTCAATATCCGACACAGCCATCCTACCCAGTGCAACCTCCTGGTAATCCTTCTGTGTACCCACAGACAATGCCTCTTCCTCAAGCACCACCTTATACCGATGCACCTCCTGCTTACTCTGAG CTCTATCGTCCAAGCTTTGTGCATCCAGGGGCTGCCACCGTACCTACCATGTCTGCTGCATATCCTGGTACTTCTCTGTACCTACCCATGGCACAGTCTGTGGCTGTTGGCCCAATGGGCTCTTCCGTTCCAATGGCATATTATCCCGTGGGTCCTGTCTACCCTCCTGGGTCAACTGTCCTTGTTGAAGGTGGCTTTGATGCTGGAGCGAGGTTTGGGGCTGGTGCCACTGGTAGTGTTCCT CCACCACCTCCTGGCTGCCCTCCCAATGCAGCCCAGCTGGCAGCCATGCAGGGTGCCAATGTGTTAGTGACGCAACGGAAGGGAAGCTACTTCATGGGGGGCTCGGATGGTGGCTACACTATCTGGTGA